From Clostridia bacterium, a single genomic window includes:
- a CDS encoding transcriptional regulator yields MDTVEDEQEFLVYAIASHGNFAFENGVFTKVSGSGAIPTVLLFSRDEGGGYALIHYQNPEDGSRYLDSVKEMFPRRLHRRVLAAHNDYPVLLAQEEAQATAYLASIGREALVNGAHVEKELAQIDVDASNKLFSEFTKEDLFLNDCPNWLGTREKLEDGVRYIFETAQEKTADGYDLIIFQKKTEDGHVIEEQSYKIVGSEPLRL; encoded by the coding sequence TTGGATACGGTGGAAGATGAACAGGAGTTTTTGGTTTACGCCATTGCTAGTCATGGTAATTTCGCTTTTGAAAATGGGGTGTTTACTAAGGTTAGCGGTAGTGGGGCGATTCCCACTGTGCTTCTTTTTTCCCGAGATGAGGGGGGAGGCTATGCGTTAATTCATTATCAAAACCCCGAAGATGGTTCCCGTTACTTAGATTCGGTTAAGGAAATGTTCCCCCGGCGTTTGCATCGCCGTGTTTTGGCTGCCCACAATGATTATCCCGTTTTGCTGGCTCAGGAGGAGGCCCAAGCCACGGCTTATTTAGCTAGTATCGGACGTGAAGCCTTGGTTAATGGGGCTCATGTGGAAAAAGAGCTGGCCCAGATTGATGTGGATGCCTCGAATAAGCTTTTTTCGGAATTCACCAAAGAGGACCTTTTTTTGAATGATTGCCCCAATTGGCTGGGTACCAGGGAGAAGCTGGAAGATGGTGTGCGTTACATTTTTGAAACGGCTCAGGAAAAAACAGCGGACGGATATGATCTGATTATTTTTCAAAAGAAAACTGAAGATGGGCACGTGATTGAAGAACAAAGCTACAAGATTGTGGGCTCGGAGCCGCTACGATTATAG